A single Chryseobacterium sp. DNA region contains:
- a CDS encoding MFS transporter: MAVMEGKYGSGSLGRRKKPDLSMLQIINMSMGFLGIQMAFGLQNGNASRILANLGADVHELSWFWLVAPITGLIVQPIIGHMGDNTWSPLGRRKPYFLIGAVLCAIGLVLLPNAASATRLFAANALLLAVIFLAMMDASVNIAMEPFRALVGDMLPKHQGTVGFSVQTILIGMGAVLGSYLPDWLTTLGISNEAPKGFVADNVIYSFYIGAVLLLLSILYTIITTREYSPQEFAEFEDGKEIEKDESKFSDIFKDFAKIPIQMKKLGIVQFFSWFALFTMWVFTTSALATHHMGLSPEDTHSKAFNDAGDLTGKLFGMYNLWAIPFAFLLTPIAKWIGKKQTHALALFCGGLGLISMYFIKNVDHLWISMIGLGFAWASILAMPYAMLIEVIPQRKMGVYMGIFNFFIVIPQIINGLFGGPVVSSVFGKQAMDYIVVGGVCMLIGALVTMIFVKSENETPKEIEEEIRQVHF; this comes from the coding sequence ATGGCAGTAATGGAAGGGAAGTATGGGAGCGGCTCTTTGGGAAGAAGAAAAAAGCCGGACTTATCCATGCTGCAGATTATTAATATGAGCATGGGATTCTTAGGAATCCAGATGGCTTTCGGACTGCAGAATGGCAATGCAAGCCGTATACTTGCCAACTTAGGAGCTGATGTCCATGAATTATCCTGGTTCTGGCTGGTCGCTCCGATTACAGGATTGATTGTTCAGCCTATCATAGGCCATATGGGAGATAATACATGGAGCCCGCTGGGAAGAAGAAAGCCTTATTTCCTGATTGGAGCCGTTTTATGTGCCATAGGGCTGGTATTGCTTCCGAATGCAGCTTCTGCAACCCGGTTATTTGCTGCCAATGCACTTTTACTGGCTGTCATTTTTCTTGCTATGATGGATGCTTCTGTTAATATTGCAATGGAGCCCTTCAGAGCTTTGGTAGGAGATATGCTTCCGAAACACCAGGGAACGGTAGGGTTTTCTGTGCAGACCATTCTGATCGGAATGGGTGCGGTACTCGGTTCTTATCTGCCGGATTGGCTTACAACGCTGGGAATTTCTAATGAAGCACCTAAAGGTTTTGTCGCAGATAATGTGATCTATTCTTTTTATATAGGCGCCGTATTGCTGCTGTTATCAATTCTGTATACCATCATAACCACCAGGGAATATTCTCCACAGGAATTTGCTGAGTTTGAGGATGGAAAAGAAATAGAAAAGGACGAATCTAAATTTTCAGATATTTTTAAAGATTTTGCGAAGATTCCTATACAAATGAAAAAACTGGGAATCGTTCAGTTTTTTTCATGGTTTGCCCTGTTTACGATGTGGGTATTTACCACCAGTGCGCTGGCTACCCATCATATGGGACTTTCTCCGGAAGATACCCACTCCAAAGCATTTAATGATGCAGGAGATTTAACGGGGAAGCTCTTTGGAATGTATAACCTTTGGGCGATTCCGTTTGCATTTTTACTGACACCCATTGCCAAATGGATCGGTAAAAAACAAACCCATGCCCTAGCACTGTTTTGCGGAGGTTTAGGACTGATCTCTATGTACTTTATTAAAAACGTTGATCATTTATGGATTTCAATGATTGGGCTTGGATTTGCCTGGGCCAGTATCCTGGCAATGCCTTATGCGATGCTGATTGAAGTGATTCCGCAAAGAAAAATGGGCGTTTATATGGGAATATTCAACTTCTTTATTGTGATTCCGCAGATCATCAATGGTTTGTTTGGAGGCCCTGTTGTAAGTTCTGTTTTTGGTAAACAGGCGATGGATTACATTGTGGTAGGGGGTGTTTGTATGCTGATCGGAGCTTTAGTTACGATGATTTTTGTGAAATCAGAAAATGAAACCCCTAAGGAAATTGAAGAAGAGATCCGGCAGGTGCATTTTTAA
- a CDS encoding pirin family protein: MKTVYHKADSRGHANHGWLNSYHTFSFANYQNRDRTNFGVLRVLNDDTVSQGMGFGTHPHRGMEIISIPLEGDLEHKDSMGTTAVIRKGEIQVMSAGTGVMHSEYNKNKDEEVKFLQIWVFPRELDVEPRYDQKSIKEGEKINGFQQILSPDKNDDGVWIHQDAWFNLANFKKGNGKNYMLNKKGNGVYAFVLKGTAKVGDRILNERDGLGIWDTQSFSIEAVEDTEVLLMEVPMELPSYLK, from the coding sequence ATGAAAACAGTATATCATAAAGCAGATTCAAGGGGCCATGCCAACCACGGCTGGCTGAACAGTTATCATACATTCAGTTTTGCAAACTACCAAAACAGAGACAGAACAAACTTCGGAGTATTGAGAGTATTGAACGATGATACCGTTTCTCAGGGAATGGGATTCGGAACACATCCCCACAGAGGTATGGAAATCATATCCATTCCTTTGGAAGGAGATCTGGAGCATAAAGATTCAATGGGTACTACTGCGGTGATCAGAAAAGGAGAGATCCAGGTGATGAGTGCCGGAACCGGAGTGATGCACAGTGAATACAATAAAAATAAAGATGAAGAGGTGAAATTCCTGCAGATCTGGGTTTTTCCGAGAGAACTGGATGTGGAGCCCAGATATGATCAGAAAAGTATCAAAGAAGGAGAAAAGATCAATGGCTTTCAGCAGATTTTATCCCCTGATAAAAATGATGACGGGGTTTGGATTCATCAGGATGCCTGGTTCAACTTGGCCAACTTCAAAAAAGGTAACGGTAAAAACTATATGCTCAACAAAAAAGGAAACGGAGTATATGCCTTTGTTTTAAAAGGGACTGCCAAAGTTGGTGACCGTATCTTAAATGAAAGGGACGGACTGGGAATCTGGGATACTCAAAGCTTTTCTATTGAAGCCGTAGAAGACACAGAAGTATTACTGATGGAAGTCCCTATGGAATTACCCTCTTATCTTAAATAA
- a CDS encoding NADPH-dependent FMN reductase, which translates to MKILAIAGSNSESSMNKQLVAYASTLFENAEVEVVDLNPFEMPIYKHERELAGGVPQEAHDFAAKIDGADLLLVSLPEHNGTYSTAFKNVFDWVSRIKDRTVWNEVPMLLMSTSPGGRGGAGVLEAASKRFPFHGGNVVETFSLPFFNDNFDKADQKISNEEKNSELKEKIKKIAAIETILEK; encoded by the coding sequence ATGAAAATTTTAGCAATCGCAGGAAGTAACTCAGAATCTTCAATGAACAAGCAGTTGGTAGCTTACGCATCAACATTATTCGAAAATGCAGAAGTAGAAGTGGTGGATTTGAATCCTTTTGAAATGCCGATCTATAAGCATGAAAGAGAACTGGCCGGAGGTGTTCCTCAGGAAGCACATGATTTTGCAGCCAAAATTGATGGAGCAGACTTATTGCTGGTTTCTTTACCGGAACATAACGGAACTTACTCTACAGCATTTAAAAATGTGTTCGACTGGGTATCGAGAATCAAAGACAGAACAGTTTGGAATGAAGTGCCCATGTTATTGATGTCTACATCTCCGGGAGGTAGAGGTGGAGCAGGCGTTTTAGAAGCTGCATCGAAGCGTTTCCCTTTCCACGGAGGGAATGTGGTAGAAACTTTCTCACTTCCTTTCTTCAATGACAACTTTGATAAAGCGGATCAAAAAATTTCCAATGAAGAGAAAAACAGCGAATTAAAGGAAAAAATCAAGAAGATTGCAGCCATTGAAACCATCCTTGAAAAATAG
- the purH gene encoding bifunctional phosphoribosylaminoimidazolecarboxamide formyltransferase/IMP cyclohydrolase translates to MSKKRVLISVSDKSGLIEFAQFLEAQNYELISTGGTFKHLKDAGLNPIQIDEVTDFPEMLDGRVKTLHPKVHGGLLAVRTNEEHMKTVQEHGIGLIDMVIVNLYPFFENVNKNISLHEKVEFIDIGGPSMLRSAAKNFDSVTVITDVKDYTTVKLEMEQNGDTYIQTRKKLAGKVFNLTSAYDAAISRMLLEEEYPAYLNASYKKVSDLRYGENPHQTAAYYVSTFENGAMKDFEQLGGKELSFNNLRDMDLCWKVVTEFKEEMACCAVKHSTPCGVAIGTSALETYQKTFECDPVSIFGGIVAMNYKIDAATAEELNKTFLEIVMAPDFDEEALEILRKKKNLRIIKIVNPVSDQQTWVKIDGGILVQDNDTHFSDDIKVVTEVQPTEEQKKALLFSQRVVKYVKSNAVVVSNGIQAFGIGGGQVNRIWATQQAIERAKEKFSGDLVLASDAFFPFRDVVDFCAQEGIKAIIQPGGSVKDQDSVEAANEHGIPMMFTGVRHFLH, encoded by the coding sequence ATGAGTAAAAAGAGAGTTTTAATCAGTGTTTCTGACAAAAGCGGATTAATTGAATTCGCGCAGTTTTTGGAAGCTCAGAATTATGAGTTGATCTCTACAGGAGGAACGTTCAAACATTTGAAAGACGCTGGTTTAAATCCCATTCAGATCGATGAGGTTACTGATTTCCCTGAAATGCTGGACGGAAGAGTGAAAACTTTACACCCTAAAGTTCACGGTGGATTGTTAGCTGTTCGTACAAATGAAGAGCATATGAAAACGGTTCAGGAACATGGAATTGGCCTGATAGACATGGTAATCGTAAATCTTTATCCTTTCTTTGAAAATGTAAACAAAAACATTTCTTTACACGAAAAGGTAGAATTTATCGATATCGGAGGGCCTTCAATGCTTCGTTCTGCAGCGAAAAACTTTGATTCGGTTACCGTAATTACTGATGTAAAAGATTATACCACAGTGAAACTGGAAATGGAGCAAAATGGTGATACCTACATCCAAACGCGTAAAAAACTTGCAGGAAAAGTCTTCAACCTTACTTCCGCATATGATGCTGCGATCTCAAGAATGCTTTTAGAGGAGGAATATCCAGCCTATCTAAATGCATCCTATAAAAAAGTTTCTGACTTAAGATACGGTGAAAACCCTCACCAGACGGCTGCTTACTACGTTTCTACTTTTGAGAACGGTGCGATGAAAGATTTCGAACAGCTTGGAGGTAAAGAACTTTCTTTCAACAACCTTCGTGATATGGATCTGTGCTGGAAAGTGGTTACTGAGTTCAAAGAAGAAATGGCATGTTGTGCAGTAAAACACTCCACACCTTGCGGCGTGGCTATCGGAACTTCAGCGCTGGAAACTTACCAGAAAACTTTTGAATGTGATCCTGTTTCCATCTTTGGCGGAATTGTTGCTATGAACTACAAGATCGATGCTGCAACTGCTGAAGAACTGAACAAAACATTCCTTGAAATTGTAATGGCTCCTGATTTTGATGAAGAAGCACTGGAAATTTTAAGAAAAAAGAAAAACTTAAGAATCATCAAGATTGTAAACCCTGTTTCTGATCAACAGACTTGGGTGAAGATTGACGGTGGTATCCTGGTTCAGGATAATGATACGCATTTCTCAGATGATATCAAGGTGGTTACAGAAGTACAACCTACAGAAGAGCAGAAAAAAGCATTGCTTTTCTCACAGAGAGTGGTAAAATACGTGAAGTCAAACGCTGTCGTTGTTTCAAACGGTATTCAGGCTTTCGGAATCGGAGGCGGACAGGTAAACAGAATCTGGGCAACACAACAGGCTATTGAAAGAGCAAAAGAAAAGTTCTCAGGAGATTTAGTATTGGCTTCCGATGCATTTTTCCCTTTCCGTGATGTTGTAGATTTCTGCGCTCAGGAAGGTATCAAAGCAATTATTCAGCCAGGTGGAAGCGTGAAAGATCAGGACAGTGTAGAAGCTGCGAATGAGCACGGTATCCCTATGATGTTTACAGGGGTGAGACACTTTTTACACTAA
- the purN gene encoding phosphoribosylglycinamide formyltransferase translates to MKNIVVLISGSGTNLQRIIDTIEAGEIQNAKVSLVVADRECFGLERAKNHHIENILIPRGKNFSSELAKVIPENTDLIVLAGFLSILKSEFCENWNGKIINIHPALLPKFGGKGMWGMNVHNAVIEAKEVESGATVHFVTPGIDEGEAILQKSFEVTADDTPETLAEKVHQIEYEIFPVAINKVLGN, encoded by the coding sequence ATGAAAAACATCGTTGTACTGATATCAGGCTCCGGAACCAATCTGCAGAGAATTATTGATACCATTGAGGCTGGAGAAATTCAGAATGCAAAAGTAAGTTTGGTAGTTGCTGACAGAGAATGCTTCGGACTTGAAAGAGCAAAAAATCACCATATAGAAAACATCCTGATTCCGAGAGGGAAAAATTTCAGCAGTGAACTGGCTAAAGTAATTCCTGAAAATACAGATCTGATCGTATTGGCAGGATTTTTATCCATTTTAAAATCTGAGTTTTGTGAGAACTGGAATGGTAAGATCATCAATATTCATCCTGCACTGCTTCCGAAATTCGGAGGAAAAGGGATGTGGGGGATGAATGTTCACAATGCCGTTATCGAAGCTAAAGAAGTGGAAAGTGGAGCAACAGTACATTTTGTAACTCCGGGAATTGACGAAGGGGAAGCTATTCTTCAAAAGTCTTTTGAAGTTACAGCCGATGATACTCCTGAAACACTGGCAGAGAAAGTTCACCAAATTGAATATGAAATATTTCCGGTAGCGATCAATAAGGTCCTGGGAAACTAA
- the purM gene encoding phosphoribosylformylglycinamidine cyclo-ligase: MSNTYKSAGVDKEEGYKTVDKIKKAVGETHNSNVLNHLGSFGAFYEIGGYKNPVLVSGTDGVGTKLKVALDTKKYDSIGIDCFAMCANDILCHGAKPLFFLDYLACGKLDSEIAAEIVLGMVEACKDNNCALIGGETAEMPGMYQPGDYDVAGFCVGIVEKDQIIDGSTIKAGNKIIALPSSGFHSNGFSLVRKVFPDFEEEFEGKPLYETLLVPTRLYYKDIHKVLEEVKVSGIAHITGGGLYENVPRIIPQGLCASIDSSKIRIPGVMLELEKRGGVAREEMFGTFNMGVGMVIVVDAEHAEKVLHLLDDAYEIGEITEGEEKINLKF, encoded by the coding sequence ATGAGCAACACTTACAAATCAGCAGGAGTAGACAAAGAAGAAGGATACAAAACCGTTGACAAGATCAAAAAGGCAGTTGGTGAAACCCACAATTCCAATGTATTGAATCATCTGGGAAGTTTTGGTGCTTTTTATGAGATCGGAGGTTATAAAAATCCTGTCCTGGTTTCAGGAACGGATGGGGTGGGAACAAAGCTGAAAGTAGCTTTGGATACTAAAAAATATGACTCTATCGGTATCGACTGTTTCGCAATGTGTGCCAACGATATCCTTTGTCATGGTGCAAAACCTTTATTCTTTTTAGACTATCTGGCTTGCGGAAAGCTGGATTCTGAAATTGCAGCTGAGATCGTTTTAGGAATGGTGGAAGCTTGTAAGGATAACAACTGTGCATTGATCGGCGGAGAAACTGCTGAAATGCCGGGAATGTACCAGCCGGGAGATTATGATGTTGCCGGATTCTGTGTGGGAATCGTAGAAAAAGACCAGATCATTGACGGGTCTACCATTAAAGCTGGTAACAAAATCATCGCGTTGCCAAGCTCAGGATTCCACTCCAACGGATTCTCTTTAGTAAGAAAAGTATTCCCGGACTTCGAAGAAGAGTTTGAAGGAAAACCTTTATATGAAACTCTTTTAGTTCCTACCAGATTATATTATAAAGATATTCATAAAGTTCTCGAAGAAGTAAAGGTAAGCGGAATCGCTCATATTACAGGAGGCGGACTTTACGAAAACGTTCCAAGGATCATTCCTCAAGGATTATGTGCTTCCATAGACAGTTCAAAAATCAGAATTCCTGGCGTTATGCTTGAATTGGAGAAAAGAGGCGGAGTAGCACGTGAAGAAATGTTCGGAACCTTTAATATGGGAGTGGGAATGGTAATCGTAGTAGATGCTGAACATGCTGAAAAAGTATTACATCTGTTGGATGATGCTTACGAAATCGGAGAAATCACTGAAGGAGAAGAGAAAATCAACCTGAAATTTTAA
- a CDS encoding carbon-nitrogen hydrolase family protein encodes MQIETRPLTVQDYDELAQTMKRAYPQMSESIWSKKSIEKLTRIFPNGQICITVDGKLAAVALSIIVNYEEFGDDHTYVDITGNYTFNTHSSTGNVLYGIEVFVDPEFRELRLGRRLYDARKELCELLNLKSIILGGRIPNYHKYSHELSPREYIRRVRDKEIYDPVLSFQLSNNFLPIRVLKKYLPEDEASRENAVLLQWNNIYYSKNPNTMQDSIIRLGLVQWQMRTFVNIEAFYEQVEFFVNVMGDYKSDFVLFPELFNTPLLAPFNSLSERDSMIELAKLTEQIKERISELAISYNVNIISGSMPVFENNDLYNVSYLLHRDGRIDEYRKIHITPNEKRYYGMKGGSEIKVFDTDCGKIGLVICYDVEFPELPRILADQGMKILFVPYLTDTQNAYMRVRHCAAARAIENECYVAIAGCVGNLPKVNNMDIQFGQAAVFTPSDFAFPSNAVKGEATPNTEMTLIVDVDLNLLKDLHHNGSVQVMKDRRKDLYETYLK; translated from the coding sequence ATGCAAATAGAAACAAGACCCCTGACTGTTCAGGATTATGATGAACTGGCACAAACGATGAAAAGGGCCTATCCGCAAATGTCGGAATCCATATGGTCCAAAAAAAGTATTGAAAAACTGACAAGAATATTCCCTAATGGACAAATATGTATTACTGTAGACGGAAAACTAGCTGCTGTGGCCCTCTCTATTATTGTAAATTATGAAGAGTTTGGAGATGACCATACCTACGTTGATATTACAGGGAACTATACATTCAATACCCACTCATCCACAGGAAACGTTTTATACGGTATAGAAGTTTTTGTAGATCCCGAATTCCGTGAACTGCGTTTGGGAAGAAGATTATATGATGCCAGGAAAGAATTATGTGAATTATTAAACTTAAAATCCATTATTCTAGGCGGCAGAATCCCGAATTATCATAAATACAGCCACGAGCTCTCTCCAAGAGAATATATACGAAGAGTAAGAGATAAAGAGATTTATGACCCGGTATTGTCTTTTCAGCTTTCTAATAATTTTCTGCCGATCAGAGTCCTGAAAAAATATCTCCCCGAAGATGAAGCATCAAGAGAAAATGCTGTTCTTTTACAGTGGAATAATATTTATTACAGCAAAAACCCCAATACCATGCAGGATAGTATTATCCGTCTGGGACTGGTACAATGGCAGATGAGGACATTCGTGAATATAGAAGCCTTCTATGAGCAGGTAGAATTTTTTGTCAATGTAATGGGAGACTATAAATCAGATTTTGTGCTTTTCCCGGAATTGTTCAATACTCCTTTGCTGGCACCTTTCAACAGCCTTTCAGAGAGAGACAGTATGATAGAGCTTGCTAAGCTTACCGAGCAGATCAAAGAAAGAATTTCAGAACTGGCTATCAGCTATAACGTGAATATTATTTCCGGAAGCATGCCTGTTTTTGAAAACAATGACCTGTACAATGTAAGTTACCTGCTTCACCGTGACGGCCGCATCGATGAATACAGAAAGATCCATATTACCCCAAATGAAAAGCGGTATTATGGAATGAAAGGAGGCAGCGAAATAAAGGTTTTCGATACCGATTGCGGGAAAATAGGACTCGTTATCTGCTATGACGTGGAATTCCCTGAATTACCGAGAATTCTGGCAGATCAGGGCATGAAAATACTATTTGTCCCTTACCTGACAGACACTCAGAATGCTTATATGAGAGTGCGCCACTGTGCGGCGGCAAGAGCGATAGAAAATGAATGTTATGTGGCTATTGCAGGCTGTGTGGGAAACCTTCCGAAAGTTAACAATATGGATATTCAGTTTGGACAGGCTGCTGTATTTACCCCTTCAGATTTCGCTTTTCCATCCAATGCGGTGAAAGGGGAAGCAACACCCAATACAGAGATGACTTTAATCGTAGATGTAGATTTGAATTTATTGAAAGACCTTCATCATAACGGCTCTGTCCAGGTCATGAAAGACCGAAGAAAAGACCTTTACGAAACCTATCTTAAATAA
- the purD gene encoding phosphoribosylamine--glycine ligase, with amino-acid sequence MRILIIGEGGRESALAAKLQNDPRISKMFFANGNATTDVIGKNVHLSEIKELRDFAIKEKVDLTIVGPEAPLVAGIKDEFKQHDLKVFGPTQKVASLEGSKAFSKKFMQTYDIKTAKAVVFDSYNDAKEYVQKQQYPLVIKASGLAGGKGVVICDNLEEAEATIHDFMIRRIYGDAGIRLVIEEYLQGFEASIIAFSNGEKLFPCIAAKDYKKAGNGDAGPNTGGMGSVAPSPEFTQEHYADFEKNILEPTVKGLKAEGFGFKGIIFFGLMVTKNGAYLLEYNMRFGDPETQVLMALMENNLLDVIQDCMEGKDIELKFKDEKAVCLVMCSGGYPRNFETGFEIVGEEKLKHSKLLYAGAVRKGDKVVSNGGRVLNVVATGATYEDARKKVYEDAGHVHFDYGFYREDIGKF; translated from the coding sequence ATGAGAATATTAATCATAGGTGAAGGCGGTAGAGAATCTGCTTTAGCGGCAAAACTTCAGAATGACCCTAGAATTTCTAAAATGTTTTTTGCTAACGGGAATGCGACTACCGATGTAATAGGGAAAAATGTTCATTTATCAGAAATCAAAGAACTTAGAGATTTCGCTATTAAAGAAAAAGTTGACTTGACGATTGTAGGTCCTGAGGCACCGCTTGTAGCAGGTATCAAGGATGAGTTTAAGCAGCATGATCTTAAAGTTTTCGGTCCTACTCAAAAAGTGGCAAGCTTGGAAGGAAGTAAAGCTTTCTCTAAGAAATTTATGCAGACCTATGATATCAAAACAGCTAAAGCTGTAGTATTTGATTCATATAATGATGCTAAAGAATATGTACAGAAACAACAGTATCCTTTAGTAATCAAAGCTAGCGGTTTAGCAGGCGGAAAAGGAGTTGTCATCTGTGATAACCTTGAAGAAGCAGAAGCTACGATCCATGACTTCATGATCAGAAGGATTTATGGAGACGCAGGTATCCGTTTAGTTATTGAAGAATATTTGCAAGGTTTTGAAGCTTCTATCATTGCTTTCTCTAATGGTGAAAAACTTTTCCCATGTATTGCAGCGAAAGATTATAAAAAAGCAGGAAATGGAGATGCAGGACCCAATACAGGAGGTATGGGTTCGGTGGCACCAAGTCCTGAATTTACTCAGGAACATTATGCGGATTTCGAGAAAAATATCCTGGAACCTACAGTGAAAGGCCTTAAAGCAGAAGGTTTCGGATTTAAAGGAATCATTTTCTTCGGATTAATGGTGACGAAAAACGGAGCTTACCTTCTTGAATACAATATGAGATTCGGAGATCCTGAAACTCAGGTGCTGATGGCGCTTATGGAAAACAATCTTTTGGATGTCATCCAGGATTGTATGGAAGGAAAAGACATTGAGCTTAAGTTTAAAGACGAAAAAGCAGTTTGTCTTGTAATGTGTTCCGGAGGATATCCGAGAAATTTCGAAACCGGTTTTGAAATTGTAGGAGAAGAGAAATTAAAGCACAGTAAATTATTATATGCAGGCGCTGTCAGAAAAGGAGATAAAGTAGTTTCCAACGGAGGCAGAGTACTGAATGTGGTGGCTACAGGAGCTACTTATGAAGATGCCCGCAAGAAAGTTTATGAAGATGCCGGACATGTACATTTCGATTACGGCTTCTACAGAGAAGACATCGGAAAGTTTTAA
- a CDS encoding nuclear transport factor 2 family protein — protein MKKLITVHTLILFLFGCSLLSAQSQKGFEKEKAEISTMLDAFNTAAAKADYNTYFSYFADESTFIGTDAAEVWDKKAFMVWAKPHFDKKRTWNFTALKRNIYFSKDGKLAWFDELLDTQMKICRGSGVVEKINGNWKVKQYVLSMTVPNEIVDKVVAEKAPIEDVLIQKLKASWQ, from the coding sequence ATGAAAAAATTAATAACGGTCCATACACTGATCCTTTTCCTGTTTGGATGTTCGTTACTTTCAGCACAGTCACAAAAAGGATTTGAAAAAGAAAAGGCCGAAATCAGTACCATGCTTGATGCATTCAATACAGCAGCGGCTAAAGCTGATTATAATACCTATTTCAGTTACTTTGCGGATGAATCTACGTTTATTGGAACAGATGCTGCTGAGGTTTGGGATAAAAAAGCATTCATGGTTTGGGCAAAACCCCATTTTGATAAGAAAAGAACCTGGAATTTTACTGCCCTTAAGAGAAATATATATTTCAGTAAAGACGGAAAGCTGGCCTGGTTTGATGAATTGCTGGATACCCAAATGAAAATATGCAGAGGTTCAGGAGTTGTAGAAAAAATCAACGGAAACTGGAAGGTAAAGCAGTATGTGCTTTCCATGACAGTTCCGAATGAGATAGTGGATAAAGTGGTTGCCGAAAAAGCGCCGATCGAAGATGTATTAATCCAAAAATTGAAAGCTTCATGGCAGTAA
- the guaA gene encoding glutamine-hydrolyzing GMP synthase, with protein MIIIYQSSKMNNGIIILDFGSQYNQLIGRRIREMGVYSEILPYNTPLQDILAKQPKGIILSGGPSSVNAENAHLVEKELYEQRVPVLGICYGMQMTAHLLGGKVNKGEKGEYGKANLDIIKESSLLKGVTQNSVVWMSHFDEVGELPAGFELNAKSGVVASISNEDRKIYCVQFHPEVSHTEEGGKMLENFVFAICNAEKNWKLTNYIEKTVEEIREKVGDHKVILGLSGGVDSSVAAVLIHKAIGDQLTCIFVDTGLLRKDEGKKVMDQYGEHFHMNIKMVDAQERFLTKLAGVDDPEAKRKIIGNEFIHVFDEESHKIEGAKFLAQGTIYPDVIESQSVNGPSAVIKSHHNVGGLPEDMEFELLEPLRELFKDEVRRVGEELGIPHHLVYRHPFPGPGLGIRVLGAVDAEKVRILQEADDIFIEELYKNDLYEKVSQAFVVLLPVKSVGVMGDERTYEYTAVVRSANTIDFMTATWSRLPYEFLDTVSSRIINEVRGINRVAYDISSKPPATIEWE; from the coding sequence ATAATCATCATTTATCAATCATCAAAAATGAACAACGGTATTATTATTTTAGATTTCGGATCCCAGTACAACCAGCTTATCGGAAGAAGAATCCGTGAGATGGGGGTATATTCTGAGATCTTACCTTACAATACACCTTTACAAGATATTTTAGCAAAACAGCCCAAAGGAATCATCCTTTCCGGAGGACCGAGCTCTGTGAACGCAGAAAATGCCCATCTGGTTGAAAAAGAATTATACGAGCAGAGAGTTCCTGTTTTGGGAATCTGCTACGGAATGCAGATGACTGCTCACCTTTTAGGAGGAAAAGTAAATAAAGGAGAGAAAGGAGAATATGGTAAAGCCAACCTTGACATCATCAAAGAAAGCTCTTTACTGAAAGGAGTGACTCAAAATTCTGTCGTTTGGATGAGCCACTTTGATGAAGTAGGGGAGCTTCCTGCAGGATTTGAATTAAATGCAAAATCAGGAGTGGTTGCTTCCATTTCCAATGAAGACAGAAAAATCTACTGTGTTCAGTTTCACCCTGAAGTTTCCCATACGGAAGAAGGCGGAAAAATGCTGGAAAACTTCGTTTTTGCCATCTGTAACGCAGAGAAAAACTGGAAACTGACGAACTATATCGAAAAAACAGTTGAAGAAATCCGTGAGAAAGTAGGAGACCATAAAGTAATCCTTGGACTTTCCGGAGGAGTTGACTCTTCTGTAGCGGCTGTTTTGATCCACAAAGCAATCGGTGATCAGCTGACTTGTATCTTCGTAGATACGGGATTATTGAGAAAGGATGAAGGCAAGAAAGTAATGGATCAATATGGAGAGCATTTCCATATGAACATCAAAATGGTGGATGCTCAAGAAAGATTCCTTACAAAATTAGCTGGTGTTGATGATCCTGAAGCAAAGAGAAAGATCATCGGAAACGAGTTTATCCATGTATTTGACGAAGAATCTCATAAAATTGAAGGGGCTAAATTCTTAGCTCAGGGTACCATTTATCCTGATGTTATCGAAAGCCAGTCTGTAAACGGACCATCTGCAGTAATTAAGTCTCACCACAATGTGGGAGGACTTCCTGAAGATATGGAATTCGAATTATTAGAGCCCTTAAGAGAACTTTTCAAAGATGAGGTAAGAAGAGTAGGAGAAGAACTGGGTATTCCTCACCATTTGGTATACAGACACCCTTTCCCGGGTCCTGGACTTGGGATCAGAGTATTGGGCGCTGTAGATGCTGAAAAAGTGAGAATCCTTCAGGAAGCAGATGATATTTTCATCGAAGAATTATATAAAAATGATCTTTACGAAAAAGTGTCTCAGGCATTCGTAGTCCTTCTTCCTGTAAAATCAGTAGGAGTAATGGGAGACGAAAGAACTTACGAGTATACTGCTGTAGTTCGTTCTGCCAACACCATCGACTTTATGACGGCAACGTGGAGCAGATTGCCTTACGAATTCTTAGATACTGTTTCCAGCAGAATTATCAACGAGGTAAGAGGAATCAACAGAGTAGCTTACGATATTTCAAGCAAGCCGCCTGCAACGATTGAGTGGGAGTAA